A genomic stretch from Cellulomonas sp. KRMCY2 includes:
- a CDS encoding response regulator transcription factor, which produces MTIRVLLADDQALLRATFRLLLDSTADIEVAGEASTGTEAVLRARTERADVVLMDLRMPEMDGIEATRRITADEELQGVRVLVLTTFEDDDLVVQALRAGASGFLGKGVEPAGLLAAIRTVAAGESLLSPLATTALIARFLEHAPVPRREGAALVDPLTAREEEVTALVAVGLSNEEIGARLFISPATAKTHVNRAMMKTASRDRAQLVVFAYETGLVSPPRR; this is translated from the coding sequence ATGACCATCCGCGTCCTTCTCGCTGACGACCAGGCCCTGCTGCGGGCCACCTTCCGCCTTCTGCTCGACTCCACGGCGGACATCGAGGTAGCGGGCGAGGCGAGCACCGGAACCGAGGCCGTGCTGCGGGCACGGACCGAGCGCGCCGACGTCGTACTCATGGACCTTCGGATGCCCGAGATGGACGGCATCGAGGCGACCCGTCGGATCACCGCCGACGAGGAGCTCCAGGGCGTGCGCGTCCTGGTCCTGACCACGTTCGAGGACGACGACCTCGTGGTCCAGGCACTTCGTGCGGGCGCGTCGGGCTTCCTCGGCAAGGGTGTGGAGCCCGCGGGGCTGCTGGCCGCCATCCGGACCGTCGCGGCCGGGGAGTCCCTGCTCTCACCTCTCGCCACCACCGCACTGATCGCGCGCTTCCTCGAGCATGCGCCGGTACCGCGCCGTGAAGGCGCAGCGCTCGTCGACCCGCTGACCGCGCGGGAGGAGGAGGTCACGGCCCTGGTCGCCGTCGGGCTGTCCAACGAGGAGATCGGCGCCCGGCTGTTCATCAGCCCTGCCACCGCCAAGACCCACGTCAACCGGGCCATGATGAAGACGGCGTCACGCGACCGCGCCCAGCTGGTCGTCTTCGCCTACGAGACCGGCCTGGTCTCACCACCGCGCCGCTGA
- a CDS encoding sensor histidine kinase, whose protein sequence is MTQEPRTTADLAAGAARSGLSSRAAPAGLPLTLATLVLMVTAVVYREGGATFPGTALLVFTVAAWLPLTVRTRWPLPALLATVLVEATQLALQPTLVPGWETPIPMAAFQPIPVATVVAAFTVARRLPRRRAWLAGAAAAVVLPAVALVVNHEQVWTFMSTCLTMFNLVLGGTAVGALAAGRQDRLGREVSEREEQTQRAVEAERLHIARELHDVLAHHLTLVNAQAAVAEYLVRTDPEAAATALHGLAEHTRSALDEVRATVGLLRQPNEADDAVRTPSPRLEHLPELVDAVRSAGSQVDVAVSGEPRALTARGDLAAYRVVQEALTNAAKHAPGALIEVNLDWDSDQLRIRVRNGASPDPRRRSPSTGPGHGLIGMRERTHAAGGTWSTAVLRGGGFAVRVTLPTADAPAPTLTETP, encoded by the coding sequence GTGACCCAGGAGCCGCGCACCACAGCGGACCTCGCTGCCGGCGCTGCCCGGAGTGGGCTCAGCTCGCGTGCAGCGCCGGCGGGGCTCCCGCTCACCCTCGCGACGCTGGTGCTCATGGTGACTGCGGTGGTCTACCGCGAGGGTGGCGCGACGTTCCCCGGGACCGCGCTGCTCGTGTTCACGGTCGCGGCGTGGCTGCCGCTGACCGTGCGGACGCGGTGGCCGCTGCCGGCGCTGCTCGCGACGGTCCTGGTCGAGGCGACCCAGCTGGCGCTGCAGCCCACCCTCGTGCCGGGGTGGGAGACGCCGATCCCGATGGCGGCGTTCCAGCCGATCCCGGTGGCCACCGTGGTTGCGGCGTTCACCGTGGCACGCCGGCTGCCGCGGCGACGAGCGTGGCTGGCCGGAGCAGCAGCGGCCGTCGTGCTTCCGGCCGTCGCCCTGGTGGTGAACCACGAGCAGGTGTGGACCTTCATGTCCACGTGTCTGACGATGTTCAACCTCGTGCTCGGCGGCACCGCGGTCGGCGCCCTCGCCGCCGGCCGGCAGGACCGCCTGGGACGCGAGGTGAGCGAGCGCGAGGAGCAGACCCAGCGGGCCGTCGAGGCCGAGCGGCTGCACATCGCCCGGGAGCTGCATGACGTGCTGGCGCACCATCTCACTCTGGTGAACGCGCAGGCGGCGGTCGCGGAGTACCTGGTGCGAACCGACCCGGAGGCTGCCGCGACCGCGTTGCACGGACTTGCCGAGCACACCCGGAGCGCCCTGGACGAGGTTCGCGCAACGGTTGGCCTTCTTCGGCAGCCCAACGAGGCCGACGACGCCGTCCGCACGCCCTCGCCGCGGCTGGAGCACCTGCCCGAGCTGGTGGACGCGGTGCGGTCGGCCGGCTCCCAGGTGGACGTCGCGGTGAGCGGCGAGCCCCGGGCGCTGACCGCGCGGGGCGACCTCGCGGCCTACCGGGTGGTGCAGGAAGCCCTGACCAACGCGGCCAAGCATGCGCCGGGCGCACTGATCGAGGTCAACCTCGACTGGGACTCCGACCAGCTCCGGATCCGCGTGCGCAACGGCGCCTCGCCCGATCCCCGTCGGCGGTCCCCGTCCACCGGCCCCGGTCACGGGCTGATCGGGATGCGCGAGCGCACGCACGCAGCCGGCGGCACGTGGAGCACGGCGGTGCTCCGGGGCGGCGGCTTCGCCGTGCGCGTCACCTTGCCCACGGCCGACGCGCCCGCACCGACCCTGACGGAGACACCATGA
- a CDS encoding response regulator transcription factor, which yields MTIRVVIADDQSIIRAGLTTILDGQPDIDVVGQAADGREAVDLARRLRPDVCLLDIRMPNLDGIEATRLLAGPDVTDPIAVVVITTFDTDEYVYGALRAGARGFLLKGAAPDQLVQAVHAAVRGDALIDPGVTARLLASFSTRPLASRPAQPIEPLTEREEVVLLTVARGRTNAEIADELYISMSTVKFHLAGLMSKLGARNRVELAMWAYETRRVP from the coding sequence ATGACGATCCGGGTGGTCATCGCCGATGACCAGAGCATCATCCGAGCCGGGCTGACCACGATCCTCGATGGCCAGCCGGACATCGACGTCGTCGGTCAGGCCGCCGACGGGCGCGAAGCGGTCGACCTCGCACGCCGACTGCGACCGGACGTGTGTCTGCTGGACATCCGCATGCCGAACCTGGACGGCATCGAAGCCACCCGGCTGCTCGCCGGGCCCGACGTCACGGACCCGATCGCCGTCGTGGTGATCACGACGTTCGACACCGATGAGTACGTCTACGGAGCACTGAGGGCAGGGGCTCGAGGCTTCCTCCTCAAGGGCGCCGCACCGGACCAGCTGGTCCAGGCCGTTCACGCAGCGGTCCGGGGTGACGCGCTGATCGATCCCGGTGTCACGGCTCGGCTCCTCGCCAGCTTCTCGACGAGGCCCCTGGCTTCGCGCCCGGCGCAGCCGATCGAGCCCCTGACCGAGCGCGAAGAGGTGGTGCTCCTGACGGTGGCACGGGGACGGACCAACGCCGAGATCGCTGACGAGCTGTACATCAGCATGAGCACGGTGAAGTTCCACCTCGCCGGTCTCATGTCCAAGCTCGGAGCCCGGAACCGGGTGGAGCTCGCCATGTGGGCGTACGAGACCAGGCGCGTGCCCTAG
- a CDS encoding sensor histidine kinase: MSLWVEPAVKDPPARGRRDWALAAIVMVGVALEAVLRRDLTWPPVAVGVGCGVAVAVLYRRSHALIAVALAFGALAVLDVAASVAGAEPVVLYSGAVVLVLAYALFRWGAGRDAAVGLGIMLLAVVVSVLTDFTGASDAIGGAAVVLFAAVLGVLVRYRAAAREKLVDQAKLEERAQLARELHDTVAHHVSAIAIQAQAGLFVARSGSSLIGATEALEIIDREAAQTLAEMRTMVGALRDRDDPSAMAPQRRVADIERLAARSTGSLHVDVALSGELANLHPAVEAALYRVAQESVTNARRHAQQATRVEVAVIGGPTEVEMTVDNDGARPTNPNAAGYGLVGMTERVTLLGGTFSAGPRLSGGWGVRAVLPRRGPAT, translated from the coding sequence ATGTCCCTCTGGGTCGAGCCGGCCGTCAAGGATCCTCCGGCTCGCGGGCGGCGCGACTGGGCGCTCGCGGCGATCGTGATGGTGGGTGTCGCCCTCGAGGCGGTCCTGCGTCGTGACCTGACGTGGCCGCCGGTCGCCGTCGGCGTGGGGTGCGGCGTGGCGGTCGCGGTCCTGTACCGGAGGAGCCATGCGCTGATCGCGGTGGCTCTCGCCTTCGGCGCACTTGCGGTGCTCGACGTGGCAGCCTCCGTGGCCGGCGCTGAACCCGTGGTGTTGTACAGCGGGGCGGTCGTTCTGGTCCTCGCCTACGCGTTGTTCAGGTGGGGCGCCGGTCGCGACGCCGCCGTCGGGCTCGGCATCATGCTCCTCGCTGTCGTCGTCAGTGTGCTCACCGACTTCACCGGCGCCAGTGACGCCATCGGCGGCGCGGCAGTGGTCCTCTTCGCAGCGGTGCTGGGCGTCCTGGTCCGGTATCGCGCCGCAGCTCGAGAGAAGCTGGTCGACCAGGCGAAGCTCGAGGAGCGGGCTCAGCTCGCCAGGGAGCTCCACGACACCGTCGCCCACCACGTCTCGGCGATCGCGATCCAGGCCCAGGCCGGCCTGTTCGTCGCGCGATCTGGTTCGTCGCTCATCGGGGCTACCGAAGCGCTCGAGATCATCGACCGCGAGGCGGCCCAGACCCTGGCCGAGATGCGAACCATGGTCGGCGCACTCCGGGACCGCGACGACCCGTCAGCCATGGCGCCACAGCGTCGAGTCGCTGACATCGAACGACTGGCTGCGAGGAGCACCGGCTCCCTTCACGTCGATGTCGCGTTGAGCGGCGAGCTGGCGAACCTCCACCCGGCCGTGGAGGCAGCGCTGTACCGGGTCGCGCAAGAATCGGTCACGAACGCCCGACGCCACGCACAACAGGCCACGCGGGTGGAGGTCGCAGTGATCGGGGGCCCGACGGAGGTCGAGATGACGGTCGACAACGACGGTGCGCGTCCGACGAACCCGAACGCAGCCGGCTACGGGCTCGTCGGCATGACCGAGCGGGTCACCTTGCTCGGCGGCACGTTCAGCGCTGGGCCGCGACTCAGCGGCGGATGGGGTGTCCGTGCCGTCCTGCCCCGCCGTGGTCCCGCGACATGA
- a CDS encoding DUF6326 family protein, with translation MSTNRTTVLQDTKVDVKIVLAGLWSSMLFVFAYVDIFGFWRADVINGALAGKVPGAGFGIDQVFLVNTTIYILIPSLMVVVSLVARSRVNRITNIVVSVIYAATVAVSVIGETWTYYVLGSVVEILLLLAIVRLAWTWPRRPAV, from the coding sequence GTGAGCACCAATCGAACGACAGTCCTTCAGGACACGAAGGTCGATGTCAAGATCGTTCTTGCCGGCTTGTGGAGCTCGATGCTCTTCGTGTTCGCGTACGTGGACATCTTCGGATTCTGGCGCGCCGACGTCATCAACGGGGCTCTCGCCGGCAAGGTCCCAGGTGCGGGGTTCGGCATCGACCAGGTCTTCCTGGTCAACACAACGATCTACATCCTGATCCCGAGCCTCATGGTCGTCGTCTCTCTCGTGGCCCGATCGAGGGTCAACCGGATCACCAACATCGTCGTCAGCGTGATCTATGCAGCCACGGTGGCCGTGTCCGTCATCGGCGAGACCTGGACCTACTACGTCCTCGGCAGCGTCGTCGAGATCCTGCTCCTGCTCGCCATCGTGCGGCTCGCCTGGACCTGGCCGAGGCGCCCCGCCGTGTGA
- a CDS encoding TetR-like C-terminal domain-containing protein yields MLEAERIADEVGLPKLTLAALAQSLGVRQPSLYKHIDGMDALQRSIAVRAKIELADVLGRAAVGKSRDAAVRAVCLAYRAWALEHPGRYAATIRAPAPGDADDLAASTAAVEVVFGVLSGYGLDGEVAIDATRAMRASLHGFVTLETTGGFGLPRAVARSFDRLVDGLVAALETSSYRGAS; encoded by the coding sequence GTGCTTGAGGCGGAGCGGATCGCCGACGAGGTCGGGCTCCCCAAGCTCACCCTCGCCGCCCTGGCCCAGAGCCTGGGCGTACGACAGCCCTCGCTCTACAAGCACATCGACGGCATGGACGCACTCCAGCGCAGCATCGCCGTGCGCGCGAAGATCGAGCTCGCCGACGTACTCGGTCGCGCGGCAGTGGGGAAGTCGCGTGACGCCGCGGTGCGCGCGGTGTGTCTCGCCTATCGCGCGTGGGCTCTCGAGCACCCGGGGCGCTATGCCGCCACGATCCGCGCCCCGGCACCCGGTGATGCGGACGACCTCGCGGCCAGCACCGCAGCAGTCGAGGTGGTGTTCGGGGTGCTGTCGGGCTATGGCCTCGACGGCGAGGTCGCGATCGATGCCACCCGCGCGATGCGAGCCTCGCTGCACGGGTTCGTGACGCTCGAGACGACTGGCGGCTTCGGCTTGCCGCGTGCCGTCGCCCGCAGCTTCGATCGCCTCGTCGACGGCCTCGTCGCGGCGCTGGAGACCAGCAGCTATCGGGGTGCGTCGTGA
- a CDS encoding alpha/beta fold hydrolase, with protein sequence MTTNPRDGVPTTHYLSRAEGRIAYDVSGEGPLVVLVPGMGDLRSTYRFLAPGLRSAGYRVVATDLRGHGDSDTGFTAYGDAETAADVLALVEALGGPAVIIGNSMGAGAAAYAASERADLVSGLVLVGPFVRNTSGAVQTMLMRLAMLRPWAGLVWRTYLPKLYAGQQPPDQRTYLDAVAAAMSRTGHAKAFARLVAQLDHSVVEARLGEVQAKTLVVMGDLDPDFPDPRAEADWIAAHLDARVVMVPEAGHYPQSQRPDLVVPAILEFLAEVSHRA encoded by the coding sequence ATGACGACGAACCCGCGGGACGGAGTCCCGACCACCCACTACCTCTCGCGTGCCGAGGGCCGCATCGCCTACGACGTGTCCGGCGAAGGACCGCTCGTCGTGCTCGTCCCGGGCATGGGTGACCTTCGCTCGACCTACCGCTTCCTCGCCCCCGGGCTCCGATCCGCCGGTTACCGCGTGGTGGCCACCGACCTGCGCGGGCATGGCGACAGCGACACCGGCTTCACCGCCTACGGCGACGCCGAGACCGCCGCCGACGTCCTGGCGCTCGTCGAGGCGCTCGGCGGTCCGGCCGTCATCATCGGCAACTCCATGGGCGCAGGCGCCGCTGCCTACGCCGCCTCGGAGCGGGCCGACCTCGTGTCCGGTCTCGTCCTGGTCGGACCGTTCGTCCGCAACACCTCCGGAGCCGTGCAGACGATGCTCATGCGCCTCGCGATGCTCCGCCCGTGGGCCGGCCTGGTCTGGAGGACCTACCTCCCCAAGCTCTACGCCGGTCAGCAGCCGCCCGACCAGCGCACCTATCTCGACGCGGTCGCGGCAGCCATGTCGCGGACCGGCCATGCCAAGGCCTTCGCGCGGCTCGTGGCGCAGCTCGACCACTCGGTCGTCGAGGCCCGCCTCGGCGAGGTGCAGGCGAAGACGCTGGTGGTCATGGGCGACCTCGACCCGGACTTCCCGGACCCGAGGGCGGAAGCCGACTGGATCGCCGCGCACCTCGACGCCCGCGTCGTGATGGTGCCGGAGGCGGGCCACTACCCGCAGTCGCAGCGACCTGATCTCGTCGTGCCCGCGATCCTGGAGTTCCTGGCCGAGGTGTCGCACCGTGCCTAG
- a CDS encoding DUF2306 domain-containing protein, giving the protein MPFALLTVVLIPVIAGSLRLLDLAGGPQLLPANPRMTASPLPVVLHIVSAVAYATLGALQFSAQLRRRRPAWHRRSGRVLVVLGLAVAFSALWMTLFYPRQPGTGELAQVFRLAFGSGMAASVVAGLAAIRRGDVAHHRAWLTRAYALALGAGTQVFTQGVGHAAFGTGTLTTDVSLGAGWAINLVVAEYVIRRWGRRARSRAAAIHPTVA; this is encoded by the coding sequence GTGCCGTTCGCGCTGCTCACCGTGGTCCTCATCCCGGTCATCGCCGGCTCGCTCCGTCTGCTCGATCTGGCCGGCGGTCCGCAGCTCCTACCGGCGAACCCGCGCATGACGGCCTCGCCGCTGCCGGTCGTCCTGCACATCGTCAGTGCCGTCGCCTACGCCACACTCGGCGCCCTGCAGTTCTCCGCGCAGCTCCGGCGCCGACGTCCGGCCTGGCACCGGAGGTCCGGACGAGTCCTCGTGGTTCTGGGCCTTGCCGTCGCGTTCTCGGCGCTGTGGATGACGCTCTTCTACCCCCGCCAGCCCGGTACGGGCGAGCTGGCTCAGGTGTTCCGGCTCGCGTTCGGGTCCGGTATGGCCGCCAGCGTCGTCGCCGGCCTCGCAGCGATCCGCCGCGGCGACGTGGCCCACCACCGGGCGTGGTTGACACGGGCGTATGCCCTCGCCCTCGGCGCCGGCACCCAGGTGTTCACCCAAGGCGTCGGACACGCGGCGTTCGGCACCGGCACACTCACGACCGACGTGAGCCTGGGCGCGGGCTGGGCCATCAACCTCGTGGTCGCCGAGTACGTCATCCGTCGCTGGGGTCGGCGAGCCAGGTCCAGGGCCGCCGCGATCCACCCGACCGTCGCGTAG
- a CDS encoding MarR family winged helix-turn-helix transcriptional regulator, producing MDRADRLQRLQLLSETDATQTALFQQAAAATYGLGLTEMRALSILLRQGPQTAGALVRALHVTSGAVTGVVDRLVRRGLARRGADPTDRRKVVVSVDLEGLAAGENVYLGIGEAFQELYADYTDAELEFLERHLAASIEITARETARLHQQD from the coding sequence ATGGACCGTGCCGACCGCCTCCAGCGCCTCCAGCTCCTCTCGGAGACCGATGCGACCCAGACTGCACTGTTCCAGCAGGCGGCCGCGGCAACCTACGGCCTGGGCCTCACGGAGATGCGGGCGCTGAGCATCCTGCTGCGGCAGGGTCCGCAGACCGCCGGCGCACTGGTGCGCGCGCTGCACGTCACGTCCGGCGCGGTCACGGGAGTCGTCGACCGCCTCGTGCGACGTGGCCTGGCGCGCCGGGGGGCGGACCCCACCGACCGCCGCAAGGTCGTCGTCAGCGTCGACCTCGAGGGGCTCGCCGCAGGCGAGAACGTCTACCTCGGCATCGGCGAGGCCTTCCAGGAGCTGTACGCGGACTACACCGACGCCGAGCTGGAGTTCCTCGAGCGACACCTCGCGGCGTCGATCGAGATCACCGCGCGCGAGACCGCCCGGCTGCACCAGCAGGACTGA
- a CDS encoding alpha/beta fold hydrolase, which yields MITSPDGTALRVHSIGTGPGLVVVHGAMQSGTSQLELARLLADTRTVHLLDRRGRGGSAPAPGTSTEVDDLRAVLVETGARDVLGISSGAIIAARTALAGGEVRRLALFEPPLAIGTSVRLDLLPLFDAALDAGDVPRAMAIAMRLAEMGPPWMFRLPTALLAAASRRMLTADDRTPLTAGRAHVRELAHALRADFAIVRENADRLEELAAIDVPTLLLDGTATRPYLRAAVAGLARVIPGARHVELVGLNHAATQDRAERGRPDLVAPVLREFFAA from the coding sequence ATGATCACCTCACCGGATGGAACAGCCCTGCGCGTGCACTCGATCGGCACGGGACCGGGGCTCGTCGTCGTGCACGGCGCCATGCAGAGCGGGACGAGTCAGCTCGAGCTCGCCCGCCTCCTGGCCGACACCCGCACCGTGCACCTGCTCGACCGCCGCGGCCGGGGCGGATCAGCACCGGCCCCAGGGACGTCGACCGAGGTCGACGACCTTCGCGCGGTCCTGGTCGAGACGGGCGCGCGTGACGTGCTCGGCATCAGCTCAGGCGCGATCATCGCCGCACGGACCGCGCTCGCCGGCGGCGAGGTCCGGCGCCTCGCCCTGTTCGAGCCCCCTCTCGCGATCGGCACGTCGGTGCGGCTCGACCTCCTGCCCCTGTTCGACGCCGCGCTCGACGCCGGGGACGTGCCGCGCGCCATGGCCATCGCGATGCGGCTCGCCGAGATGGGACCGCCGTGGATGTTCCGTCTCCCGACCGCACTGCTGGCCGCAGCGTCGCGCCGCATGCTCACGGCCGACGACCGGACGCCGTTGACCGCCGGGCGGGCCCACGTGCGCGAGCTGGCGCACGCCTTGCGGGCCGACTTCGCGATCGTCCGCGAGAACGCCGACCGACTCGAGGAGCTCGCGGCGATCGACGTGCCGACCCTCCTGCTCGACGGCACCGCGACCCGCCCGTACCTGCGTGCCGCCGTCGCCGGCCTGGCCAGGGTCATCCCCGGCGCACGGCACGTCGAGCTCGTCGGCCTGAACCACGCCGCGACCCAGGACCGTGCGGAACGTGGTCGTCCCGACCTCGTCGCACCCGTGCTGCGCGAGTTCTTCGCTGCGTGA
- a CDS encoding TetR/AcrR family transcriptional regulator: MTANRSGSSDAEPLRADAERNRARILAAARQAFAEQGLDVATTDIARAAGVGIATLYRRFPATDDLVAAAFTAKMDAYAGAAEAALDVEDPWVAFCDYVRAICEMQSLDAGFADILALAPRPAFDDQRSRAFRAFTRLVRRAKDVGALRHDFVHQDLVMLLMANAGLVRSTNGNPQASRRLAEYMLQSFRSPGAGPLPPPPSARGMFRALQDGAT, from the coding sequence GTGACCGCGAACCGATCGGGCTCGAGCGACGCGGAGCCGTTGCGGGCTGACGCCGAGCGCAACCGCGCCCGCATCCTGGCGGCTGCCCGGCAGGCCTTCGCCGAGCAGGGCCTGGACGTCGCGACGACGGACATCGCCCGCGCGGCCGGCGTGGGGATCGCCACCCTGTACCGCCGGTTCCCCGCCACCGACGACCTCGTCGCCGCCGCGTTCACCGCCAAGATGGACGCGTACGCCGGCGCGGCCGAAGCGGCCCTCGACGTCGAGGACCCGTGGGTCGCGTTCTGCGACTACGTCCGCGCCATCTGCGAGATGCAGTCCCTGGACGCGGGGTTCGCCGACATCCTCGCCCTCGCCCCGCGACCGGCGTTCGACGACCAGCGCTCGCGCGCGTTTCGTGCATTCACCAGGCTTGTCCGGCGAGCCAAGGACGTCGGGGCGCTGCGGCACGACTTCGTGCACCAGGACCTGGTGATGCTGCTCATGGCCAACGCCGGACTCGTCCGCTCCACGAACGGCAACCCGCAGGCGTCGCGGCGCCTGGCCGAGTACATGCTCCAGTCGTTCCGCTCGCCCGGCGCCGGGCCCCTTCCTCCTCCGCCCTCCGCCCGGGGGATGTTCCGGGCGCTGCAGGATGGCGCCACCTGA
- a CDS encoding NADP-dependent oxidoreductase: protein MRAVALTEFGSAPEVRDVPIPEPAEGEVRVRVHAASVNGFDLAVAAGYLNGMMEHRFPVVLGKDFAGAVDAVGEGVTGYAVGERVFGVVTKAFLGDGSFGELVTVPIAVGLARLPESVSFTDGAALGLAGTAAVDAVDAAQLEPGQVVLVTGATGGVGNQAIQLAAHAGATVIATAHSVEEQSLVTGLGAAEVVDYRQDVAAQVLAAHPGGVDAIVHLAGDGAALLPALRDGGRFASTLLGSPDQLPTQTATVAPVYATPTTATLDRLAQNSADQHTTVTIQKIYDLDEVAQAFADFGAGTRGKLVLTIA from the coding sequence ATGCGCGCAGTTGCCCTCACCGAGTTCGGCTCCGCCCCCGAGGTCCGAGACGTCCCCATCCCCGAGCCCGCCGAGGGCGAGGTGCGGGTGCGCGTGCACGCCGCCTCCGTGAACGGCTTCGACCTGGCCGTGGCGGCCGGCTACCTCAACGGGATGATGGAGCACCGCTTCCCCGTCGTGCTCGGCAAGGACTTCGCCGGTGCCGTCGACGCGGTCGGCGAGGGCGTCACCGGGTACGCGGTCGGTGAGCGCGTGTTCGGGGTGGTGACCAAGGCGTTCCTGGGCGACGGCTCGTTCGGCGAGCTCGTCACCGTCCCGATCGCCGTCGGCCTGGCCAGGCTGCCCGAGTCGGTCAGCTTCACCGACGGGGCCGCCCTCGGGCTGGCCGGCACCGCCGCGGTCGACGCGGTCGACGCAGCCCAGCTCGAGCCCGGGCAGGTCGTGCTGGTGACCGGCGCCACCGGCGGGGTCGGCAACCAGGCCATCCAGCTCGCGGCGCACGCGGGTGCGACGGTGATCGCCACAGCCCACTCGGTCGAGGAGCAGAGCCTGGTCACAGGCCTGGGCGCCGCCGAGGTCGTCGACTACAGGCAGGACGTGGCGGCGCAGGTCTTGGCCGCCCACCCGGGCGGGGTCGACGCGATCGTCCACCTCGCAGGCGACGGCGCGGCGCTCCTACCGGCGCTGCGCGACGGCGGCCGGTTCGCCTCGACGCTGCTCGGCTCCCCCGACCAGCTGCCCACCCAGACGGCGACCGTGGCCCCGGTCTACGCCACACCGACGACCGCGACCTTGGACCGCCTCGCGCAGAACAGTGCCGACCAGCACACCACCGTGACGATCCAGAAGATCTACGACCTCGACGAGGTGGCGCAGGCGTTCGCCGACTTCGGCGCAGGCACCCGAGGAAAGCTCGTCCTCACGATCGCCTGA
- a CDS encoding VOC family protein, protein MTVTGPDFIALQVRDLGLAAAFYEHHLGLRRAPVSPPDAVVFATTPVPFAVRNPLPGVDLDSVARPGLGVALWLHSPDAQGLHDQLAAAGVPILTPPFDGPFGRTFAFADPDGYVVTIHG, encoded by the coding sequence ATGACCGTGACCGGACCCGACTTCATCGCCCTGCAGGTGCGCGACCTGGGGCTTGCGGCCGCATTCTACGAGCACCACCTCGGCCTGCGGCGCGCGCCGGTGAGCCCGCCCGACGCCGTGGTCTTCGCCACGACACCCGTCCCCTTCGCCGTGCGGAACCCGTTGCCCGGCGTCGACCTCGACTCCGTCGCCCGGCCGGGGCTGGGGGTGGCGCTGTGGCTGCACAGCCCCGACGCGCAGGGGCTGCACGATCAGCTCGCCGCCGCCGGCGTGCCGATACTGACGCCGCCGTTCGACGGTCCGTTCGGGCGCACGTTCGCCTTCGCCGACCCTGACGGCTACGTCGTCACGATCCACGGCTGA
- a CDS encoding MarR family winged helix-turn-helix transcriptional regulator, translated as MTKERTVGPVEDAVGYVLKQAAVALHNAMDLELRPLHLTVSQYSCLELLGQRPGMSNAELARGAFVSRQSMSVVLRGLEERGLVSRPATAPRGRELPTVLTGAGRDRLLAASVAVHGVQQRMGAGMTPAQQRSLLEALAACVRNLAGG; from the coding sequence ATGACGAAAGAGCGGACCGTGGGACCGGTCGAGGATGCCGTGGGCTACGTCCTCAAGCAGGCCGCCGTGGCGCTGCACAACGCCATGGATCTGGAGCTGCGCCCCCTGCACCTGACCGTGTCGCAGTACTCCTGCCTCGAGCTTCTCGGGCAGCGCCCCGGGATGTCGAACGCCGAGCTGGCCCGTGGCGCCTTCGTCAGCCGGCAGTCGATGAGCGTCGTGCTCCGCGGCCTCGAGGAGCGCGGCCTGGTCAGCCGACCCGCGACCGCGCCGCGCGGGCGCGAGCTCCCGACCGTGCTCACCGGGGCTGGTCGCGACAGGCTGCTCGCCGCGAGCGTGGCCGTGCACGGCGTCCAGCAACGCATGGGTGCCGGGATGACGCCCGCCCAGCAGAGATCGCTGCTCGAGGCCCTGGCCGCGTGCGTCCGCAACCTGGCCGGCGGCTGA